The segment atgatagtgatgaggtGGATAGAATAAGTAGTAGTAGCTTGTGCTGCTGGAGTCCGGCAtgtctgtagcagctggagtctggaacatccacaggcgggatgtctacggcagcgactaaACCGTTTTGCCCATATAGTATAGATGAGAAAGGCCTCagattattttcaaaataagaattatgttaatttattcagtttattttacttttcttatGACAGCTGtaactcaaaaaagtgccccTTGCTCTGTTGGGGCCCCTGGCAGGTCATGataaatatctaaaaaaaaaaatacaatcccTATAACAATTGTTTCAAGATTTAAGGCAATACATGACTGTGCTCCCCATGAGGATGCCAAATGAAAGTTAAGGGATAATCAGATGATTTAAAGTAGTAGATGCAATGTATCATACAGTCTTGCTTTTTTGGGATGGATCCATAGGCAGCCTCCTGTCTTGGTCCAGCTTTAAACTTGTTATCACAAGCTGCTTGGTAGTCATATTCTGAGGTTAAATTAACAAAAGGTACAATGTTATGTTTCTATTTCTTTGGAGCTTGAGGTTAGCATAGCTAACATTGCAATATGCTGGTTACAACTTTTGAGCTTACAGTGCTGTAGATGTTTTAGCAGTCAGCAAAATGACTAAATCTGAACTGTTACCTGGTTGCTAACAGTAAAATAATCTAGAACAGTAACCTTTGTAGATTTAGATGACCATTTGTACAGTATGTCCTTTCATGGCCTCTATGGTTCTCTTAGGTAGGCAATTACTGTAACTGCTTCAGAGTCATTTTTTATCCATAaatcaccaacacacacacacacacacacacacacacacacacacacacacacacacacacacacacacacacacacacacacacacacaaatgtatcTCGTGAAATTTTCATTTAATCAATGGTGCGAGGTTGACTGGAGTCTGCTTCATAGAGAGAAACCACAATTTTCAGCCTAGAGATGTTTTGATCTCAACTACAGCAACCGGTTTGCATTTGGGGGGGAAGCCAGACATAGTTAGCTAGTATCTGTTAAATCGGAGTATGACCTCATCACATTATGAAAGGGAATTCTCTATGTAGGTAAACAGAAGCAGTGTTTATCTCCCGAAGAAACCTCCAAGTAGTCAGCCTTTCCGCATCCAAGTGCTCACTCGGTCATTTGAGGCTTTTCTTGGCTGGATTCTCAGACAGGCCAAGCCTGCTGTTTTCACAGTTTCCACAGGCTGGAGTCTGCAGAGCCAAGctcatttctgctgctgctgacatcaGTTTGACCTGCTGGGAAGACTCTCTGTGCCTGCCTTACCTTATATCTTAGAAATTTGATAGAAATCATGTTGTTTTCCAAGATTTGGTCAAACTCTATGGATGTTCCAAAGGGGATCTCAAAGTTTCCGAACATTACAAAATATGTCAGTGTAAGATAATGTAAATAGAATTATATATGACTGTTTCCATGTAATGAAACTGTGCAGCAAATGTTAGACTGGCTTTGTTCTCTTGAGGGAAGGTTTGTGGATGTTTAGTGTCTGTAAGTTATAGTCTGATGGATGTATAGTAATAGTCTAATAGGATGTAAGTAATAGTCTGATGAAGTGGCATCTTATTATCTGCCTTTCTGTCTGCTCACTACCTTTACCTTGCAGAGACTCCAGATGTTTACATTGTGGAGCGTCTGTTCTCCAGCAGTCTGGTGGTTGTGGTGTGCACCACTATGCCACATTGCATGAACATCTACCACTTCAAAAAGGGAACAGAGATCTGCAACTACTGTTACCCCAACAAGATCCTGGCTGTCAAGCTGAACAGACAGGTAAGCTATAACATTTCACAATCGCAACCCTTAGATATTAGCCTGAATCCatgtaattgtttttaaaaattaagCCTTTCCTTTGTATCAGCTTGTGGCTCTTATTGAGAAACTTACTTGTGCACCCTGATGAAGGCAAGACAGAAAAGTAATGTCAGCAACTGCCTGAAAATTGATGTATTCCATGATAAACTCCAATTAAATCTCAGAGCTGGAGGTCAGCGGCATGAGTTACATTGTCCTAGTTTGTTAGCATCATAATacagcaaaagaagaaagaaaaaattatGGGTGCttacaaaagttttttttctgggTTCCTTATCCTTTTGGTTTTGCAACCAATCTCACACTAGCATTTGGGCATTTGCCTGTTGTTTTCTATCTGATAAAAGGGACAAGAAGGCCCTGTCATGCAATACTAAGTTAATAATAAGCGACATGACTTCCAATCCAaaccattatttatatagcacatttaaaaacaatcaaaaaaacaaacaaaaaaagtttagcagagtgctgcacagtgaggtaaaataagttaaaacacacaaaacataaaatgctgtcagaaaatgaaatagaataaaataaaagattcatgataaaacaaataaaacactttagaaaataaataatacaaaaataaatagaataaaacactgtaaaataaaagaacagacagagaaagagaccacacaactctcatgctgggttaaaagccaaggaataaaaatacgTTTTAAGGTTGGATTTAAAAGTCGGCATTGTTGGGGACAATCCAACATGGGGGGGCAGTTCGTTCCACCATTTGGGGAtgtagacctcaaagaccttgcaggagtgtagctttgcaggaggtcGGTGATGTACTGTGGAGCTACTCCATTTAacgatttaaaaacaaacaatcaaatcttaaaatgaatcctaaaatgaacagggagccagtggagggaggcaagGATGGGTGTTATGTGCTCTCGCTTATGGGTGCCAGTTAAAagccgagcagcagcattttgaactagctgtAGCCGTGACAGGGAGGCctcgttaaaggtgacatatcacgcttttttcatcaatatatattggtctaagaggtccccaaaacatgtctttaaagtttatgctcaaaaaaaacactttgaaatccgattttggcatgcctgaaatgccctcttcttcagtcctcttcagaacactctgttttctctctgaccacgccccctcaggaagtggatgtgcctcggctgtccagcacgtttaTCTAATgtttggctgaatatacacggctgctcagagatcacgttacttcaaccctctgaatctgatccagaatctgatcctgacagctacagctacagctatgaagatgtagctatgtggctatgctaattagcgctagcacttatccatgacaaataaaaatcatccactagatcttcaaatctgcagacgtggggagtaaaaccgacctctgccagaaaggcagcgggacctttctgaaggattggtcacagatttagtgtttcttgttgtttaatttgtcagtatgtagacgtgtgtcttggtacacagctacagctacgacatgtagctatgtagctattgtaactagcgctagcacttatccatggtaaataaaaatcatccactagatcttcaaatctgcagacgtggggagtaaaaccgacctttgagtttattaagacagcctataactagcatgcctccctcctaagctccttgttaccacacatgtgtgcaggtaatgaaaaacggaggggggattcaatattattttatacagtctatgggctgaacaagctatgagctctgactccgtgacagaccggatattgttgttacgtaacaaaaacacggaagtctgaaacggctcgtttcacacacatttacagaaaggtggagaaatcaaaacaggggcagaatggattttttttcattctcggggggtttgtagacatgccagggacacatatttcaggtagagaaccattaaaaagtcaattttgcatgatatgtcacctttaacgcCTACATAAAGTGCATTACAGTAGTCCAGTCGAGtcgaaataaaagcatgtatcactctctcaaaatcattaaaagataaaaccaaTTTAATCTTTGATAAAAGCCTTAAATGGTAAAAACAACATCGGGCAACAGAATTTATCTGTTTATGTAATTTAAAATCACCATCCATTATGACACCAAGATTGGTTACTGAGGGTTTTAAGTAAGGTTGCAGGGAGCCCAGGTCCAATATTGTGGCCTTAAATGCAGCACTCGGTTCATACATAATAATTTCAGTCTTGTTTTCATTAAAGTTGATTGCTCTTTGTTTCTATTGCTGAGGTCACTGTTTTGTAGTGTTGAAACCTGAGGTCTGCTGTGTCTTTCAGCGGCTTGTGGTGTGCCTTGAAGAATCCATTTACATCCACAACATCAAAGACATGAAGCTGCTCAAAACTCTGCTCAACACTCCATCTAACCTCTCAGGTAAGACTctaaggctatgttcacactgcaggcaaaagtggcccaaatccgattttttgggggtcaagtgaccaggtcaggtTTTTTGGAGGCAATGTGGACACTCAAATCCGACACAAATCTGATTTAggccacttccatatgtggtcctgaatcagatacaagAATTTGATGCACATTCGATACTTTCACATCACTTTATAGCaacacacgtcacaattctgtgtggtggtagccttgcaaaaatggaggatagcaatgATGGAGCAAGTCAATTGAGAGACAGCGAGGTCTTGGaccttataaatataaataatgaatattcTTTTCAATCGTATTTGCGGCTACAGCTCCGCAAAAAGCCGAAACAAGcaatttggctctctttttctttatacttgacctcctccacacctggtcattcattctctgACTCCCACggcacaaaaactttgtaacaaaggcgaaatgctgacttcctccatgtttatgtttgtgaaacagctgcatgtgaggtcattgttactgttcttttgcgaatgcggggcagttcggaaccacaaacagttcacactggaatcggatacaggtcacattatagaaggtaatgtgaacaggcaaacaaaaatttggatctgagcaaaaaatcggAATTGAGCCTAACCTAGCCTAACGTGAAGAGACTGGAAAAGCAAGTGTGttcaagacagacagacacagtttCTAGGGTGATTTAAAGTACTTTTCAAGTAATCATTCTAGTTCATTATCAACATGCGTCATATAGCCGTAGGTTTGCTAAATGGTAATTGCTAGCAGCACATAGATCACAACATCCAAACACTTCAAATACTTTGTATGGTCAGAGTGACAAAATCAATTTCAGTCAGATAACTCTAAATGCCACTGTATGTTTTTggtacaatgaaaataaatgatcttatcttataatatttatatttagtataATCTTTGTATTTGGCTTTAGTCTCggacctcatcactcctcagaaatgtatttttaaatgcagaaaTTTGCAGGGGGATGAGATAACATTTTGAACTCCCTAGGTGGATCCTGCAGCTGGATGCAAGTGGTGGTAGTGCTAAAAATATAAGCCCAGTTTGGTGGTATTTATAGAATATACCACAGGTGTCAGGATGCAGGAAAAAGTGTCTGAATGCAGGGGAGTGGGACACAATTGCGGACTGGGAGAGGAGGGTGTTCTGAAAGTTATCCCAAGAAATAACCACTAATAATGCAAGCGATGAAAAGGGAAAGGGAAAAGAAGACAATAATAATGAGCAAGAAACAACCAAGACAAAACCGTGGCAAGGTAAACTAAACCACCGTGGCTGAGCAGCTTCTCTCAGGGAGACCAAGGAAAACTCCTTAGGAATTACAAATGATGAACACAAAATGCTTGGGTGAGAAAAAAGGGTTTTGAAAACCAACTACTGTACTATAGACACACTTTGTTTGCTCATACACACAGTGGGAACCTTTATTCACATTGAATTCAGTTGCCTGTCTcttttttcaacatgttttcttAGCTTAATGTagattaaatgtaaagtcagatacATTAAAGTATAATTTTTTATGGCCCTTACAATTTCAGCAAGGCAGCCAACATGCACTGATTATACCTAGACAACTATTCAAGTAGGAGTTGACTTGCTTCTCCattccctcctcctgcaggtctCTGTGCTCTTTCTACCAATCATTCCAGTTCATACCTGGCGTACCCCGGCAGTGCAACTATTGGGGAGATCATTGTGTATGATGCTAACCATTTGGTAAGGCACTCATCATTCTTAGCCACAAAAGTAATATGCCTTGATAAACTACGTAACACAAAAGGTATTTTCTGCTCATGCACTTATCCTAAACACTCACTGAACATCCATGTGAAATACATATGTGTGAAATAACACATTTTCCttctgtctgttgtgtgttCCTTGTGGTTTCAGAACACAGCAACAATGATCCCAGCTCATGATACTCCTCTTGCAGCTCTCACCTTCAATGCCTCAGCCACCAAACTTGCCAGTGCCTCAGAGAGGGTGAGAAAGACCTTTCACTTTGAGTCATGGCAAGGAAGTTAAAAGTCATTGTTTAGTTTCTGTGAAATTTTCTTTACATATTTAAGTTGCCCATTGTTGgaattcttattttattgtagATTTCACTTTAAGATTTGTTTTGCCACCAGAGGCCATAATATTCCCAAATTTCAATCTTCAATATCTTGAAGTCAAAATCTGGAAATTGGGACGATGACAATGCCATTTACTGATTTACTGCTATTTGCATCATCCCTTCTCTCAATTGTTTTGTGTTGTCAGACAATGGAGGGTTCAAGTCCCGAGAGCTGATACAAGGGCtctacggaagccctaaaaggacatgattaattgcattttattttctctgttttctcaggataacgagaaaaataagactacaaaactgagaaaataaaatgtatttaaacatgttattttatgGCTTCTGTATAAAAGGAACAAATTTATACATATGgtaaccaagtaacttcaggtagTAGGAAAGGCCGGTTATCTGTTtctttaattatcattattattataaatattattatttttcaccaACATTGTTTGGAAAATACTGCCTCAGTAAaggataaaaatacatttatcttataggttgaagatcaaagacacaaaaaacaagctttgttcttGTGATAAAATGAGagaaattatttaattaacacaggaaaaaaataagCTGAGATCTCAAGAtaaaaagctttgttttcttgagataacgacaaaattaacttgttatcttgagaaaacagaaaaataaattgtattttatcatgTCTTTTTAGGGCTTCCGCAGGGTTCTAAAtatgtataattttttttctttaaagtgtatttatttattttattttgaagggaaaaATATTTGAGAAAACATGTAATTTCTATAAACCATTGCAAGCAATTGACTTCCTCTTTCAGGGCACTGTAATCCGAGTGTTTTCCATTCCTGAGGGCCAGCGTCTGTTTGAGTTCCGTCGAGGCATGAAGAGGTGAAAGGTCTAACACATTCTTTACAATCTGCTTAccataaaagacaaaaagattCAAATTGAGGAGCCGAGCTAAGATATTAATACCTTTTATAATATATGATTAATATATAAATCATTGAATGTGACCTAAACCGCAGAATGCATATGCACATATGCCTGAGAGCTTCTCAATGCTGATTTGATTTATAGTTATGTAGGCGCGCAATCAGCATTGGCTGAGATACTCATGAGCTTAATAGAATGATGAAGTCAGATTGTTCAATAACCTGTTGAAAGTAAAACATCAATTTGAATGTATTGATGATTCTTCAAGGGGgaagtggaggtgtgtgtgtctgattgtctttctgtctccctttctccctctgtAGGTATGTCAATATACGCTCTTTATCCTTCAGCCCCGATGGCCAGTTCCTCTGTGCATCAAGCAACACAGAAACAGTACATATCTTTAAACTGGAGCAACTTGGACCCAGGTAAggcacacgcacgcatgcacgcacgcacgcacgcacacacacacacacacacacacacacacatacacacacacacacacacacacacacacacacacacacacacacacacacacactcacacactcacacactcacacacacttgtgcaTTTAGCACAACTTGCCTTTTGTCTTTGTTAGTTTTGCACCTAAAATATACGTAACTAACTTCTTCCGATGTACATTGTATGCTCCTGTCTGCAGTGAAGGGGACGAGGCTGCCACCTGGACATCTTATGTTGGGAAAATGTTCTCTGCAGCCAGTAGCTACTTCCCTGCTCAGGTTTCTGGCATGATGAGCCAGGACCGGGCCTTCGCCACTGTTCACCTCCTAACATCCTGCCAGAACAACGTTTGCACCCTGGCTATGTGAGCTTTTTTTAAGGTCTTAAAAGCAGGGGGTGCACCTGTATATTGCATTGTTAGTGTTCTTTTTAAGTCTTGACCTTGACTGAACTGACCGTATTGTTTGAAGGAGAAGCAGGTTTTATCAGTAAAACACTCCACAGTTGTTTGTAAATGACTGAGTGTTTCAATATAGGCTAAATGGATACtcaatgtgatgttttagtATCCAGAAGCTTCTGCGGCTGCTGGTAGCAACAGCTGACGGTCAGCTGTTCATCTACAACGTGGATCCACTGGATGGAGGCGAGTGCATGTTGGCCCATAAACATAGGTGAGGTTACAACTTATTATCAGGAGTGGGGtgaatgaagagaaagaaagaaagcaagaaagaatgaaagaaagaagggctGTTTGACCACCAAATGTGTTATGTTTAACTGTGGCTGGGCTTGCTTTGTTGATATGATATAAGATGTAAATGACATGTTAGAACTTGTTGGAATTAATTTGCCATGATGAGCTATTGAATCAAATAGCTGTTGCATACTCTTCGGATCAGACGGAAGACACTAAAACAAGCATCTTCATCTGACACTCATCAGTGGCAGCTGAAATAGTGTGGTGCATTTGAGGATTACAAATATTCAAGTGCCAGTCCTCTAGAGACTGAGAAATAACTTTCCTGGCAAGTTAAGTGCTTTCACACATGGGTTATTTTTCTCGTCCTCTTTATTAGCCTTTttggtgatgatgaagatgatgaccACAATGAaggaacagagacagaagggtcagaggtcacagcgCAAACACAGGCCTGTCCATCTTATGCTGCCACCGCTGCCTTGCCAGCGTCTGGTCCTGTCACTGCTACCCTCACAGGTTGGTGTTAGCCAACAAGTGTATATCTGTCTGTAACAAGTTCAACTTCAAGGGTGAGGGGCTTTCTGTACAACTGAGCCACTGAATGAGCTTCCCAATCAAAAGAGAAGCTTAACAACCTTTTAGTACTGACTTTCTTTATGACTTTTTTTATGATTGTGATGACTTTCTCTTAGgagattttttcctttttacaaaacacagacagtcgCAGTTATCTCTTTAGGGAGTTAATTGAAGTCTTCATTGTCCACTACATGTTTTAAGACCCAAATCTTGTTGATCCTTGAGAGAGATCTTGAAATTTGCCACAGAAGTCCATAATTAACTTTTGTCTCACCATCTATACACACAAGTTTGAATAGTACTTGCGCTTTTCTGTTGTTAAATCTAGGATGGGGGACCTGTTGAACAATCATATCAATTACATGATCCATATAAGGTTTGTCTCTCATTTCTATCTGTTTTCTTCACCTCTCTATCTAGGCTACTCTGAAGATGGTGGAGCAAAGAAAGGAGAAGTCATTCCAGAACACGAGTTTGCTGCTGGACCTGTGTGTCTGGATGACGAGAACGAGTTTCCCCCTGTGAGCATCCAGAAATGCTAATTCTCAGCTATAGCTAGCTCTACTATGGCAGGTGTAATTGCAGGCATGACAAAGCATTCATGCAAAAAGGAAGACTGAGATTGGAAGCTAACTGACTTTTAAGTCTAGTTCATTTAAGACTAGCGTACTTCCCTCACAGCACAGCAGTTTTCCAATCAAATCACCTGCAAAGTCTTAAGACTAATAAACTAGAAGCTAGATGCACCTAGCTAAAAATAAAGCTGTCCAAAAGAGCACTCAGTTAGCAGGCTAAATTCCCTCATAAGGCTATAATGTTTGGTGTTTTGGTCACACTTATTGTTTGCCACTAATCTGTTAAATAAGGGGATGTTGGCATGACTGCAGATGAATGCCAACATAGCTAAATTGCTAAGTAGTGACGTAGCTACATTGATATTTAAATGAGTTAAAACTGTGGAAATGTCTGGGTAAGGATTATATTGCCTAAAACTATAGGGAAATGTTGGTACTTTTTAACCAGTTTTCTTGTTGTTATGTTACTGTAGATTAAAGtgggggttggtaatcagatttagatacactttttgttatactggttaaaatgatctttatgtcctgatggcaatcaatacatgatgtgttcttaaaaaagagtgaagaaaagctgctatgtacagccggagtaaacctgggaaaacaccaaccaatcaccgttttttgggtgccaaaattttaaaccattcaaattccatcctgccgttctgcccacctcctgcgcattcatttccccggcgtgaactccgagtccccgtctcctgtctctgcttcccctgactctactcactgcccctctcgctcgacctcgggcctgttccctctgacccgatgaggttactttgctcaggactgtagtccggatcagagtctaaaaagctctcaccacaggggctctgacaagcagaagaattaatgacattcagtaagtcctacagaaaatgtataagtatcatacatagactgtaaataaaaatggacagcgttgctccgcctcttcccgttggcaccgccattgtgcagccagagcctgtaaagccactgtaataagctccgccctacagcataaCGTCACAAgtcgctgtgtgtcctttgaagtttcactcggAGTCATGacgaaatgctacattcaaattcttgctagttttccgagactaccaaccccaactTTAATGCCAACAAAGCCACATAGCTACGTAGCTATATTGCTATTTAAATGAGTTAAAACTGTGGCAATGTCTGGATTAGGATTATAGTGCCTTGAACTAAAAGGAAATGTTTTGTATGTGTTAAGCTAATTTGATAAAGTGTAAAGGAAATGCAGAATCTATCAAAAGAAGGTGAAAGTAGCCCatgcctctttttttaaatttccaaCTTTGAATTATTAGTAATTTCAATCAACCAATAGTAGGacaaaaaaacctttaaatgaGCAATTCATCATttacattattaacaaaaaatacatatatagaACTGTTAGACATGGGATGGCTTAATGTCTGCAAAACTAGACCCATTTTACAGAAAATGTCTTGAATGACTGTTGCTTTGAATGCCTGTATCTGTATTTCCTTTTAGCTTTATAACAGAAACGTTGACGTGAGCTTCATGTGCAAATTATTTTGACAAAACTGACGGTTCTGTTCATGTGTTTTGGTAGATTAATTGGTGCCGCGATGGGACTGGAGGTGGCCAGGCACGGAGCTCGTGATTGGGTAAAGGGACAGaaggacaaacaaacagacacttgCTGGCAAATGACAAAcagtgacaagaaaaaaaaaagtctcttgaAGTGCAaagttatttatgtattttgaaagaaaataatatgGATTAATATTTTGAGCTGAAGTATGAAATACTGAACTTACTTTCAGAGAGAACACACTTGTCCTACTGTTAAATAATCGGATTTTGTTGCTGCACCAGTAGTACCTCTGAATTTCTTCTAATACTTCTGTTGAGTTTAAAAACATCAACTGTGAACTGTTTAGAGACTTCAGTACTGTACATGTGGCTGCTGAAAGAAATCAGGGAGTTGATCTTTATGTGGTGTTCTTATAAAAGGATGAGGTGCATGCTGGAGCAGAAACATACCCATAATATTTATAGTAGGGGTGCAACatctgtatcgaaccgttcgatacagtggtcacagTTCGGTACGCCGAAcgatacgcaattttatattcattttatcaacttctgacgaggcgctctgtgctgaaagttcagtggatctgcgctcgactcctccgggctgcattgtccagtgcaggtccactgaactgtgcgctcctcccacattgattcagtccaagctggtcacgtttgttttataCAACAGCGTCGACCCGCCGGGTCCCGACCCCCCTTGggagtcaaagcagaagtgatttaaggttccctctctcatagatcaggtctaaaccttgttcttttatttaacagactaaatatccttatgttatttatcttatttatatgaTGGGATgttatttctgtctctacatggtcgcacgttcacaattctcctctgctctctatcgcgcacggcagatgcgcacgcagacaggcagacagacagacagacagacagagacagacacacacacacacacacacacacacacgcaaccccccccccacatgtacagcagaacatgtgtcaggtatagctgcccctgatacatttaatttaatctaaaaactgcttttgagctgaaacaaatgtaggtaatttaaaaaaaactacaagtaaaaagaaaagtaataGAAATTTCTGTACTTTTTCTGTACCGAAAACGTATCGAACTGTGACTGAAGCGTATCGAAACGGAACCGAACCGTGgattttgtgtatcgttgcacccctaatttATAGCTTTATTACTTGATACATTTTATATCACGTTGCATTGTCATAGCAACATCATATTTTTCTCatccattttattttagtttacatatgataaaaaaaaaaaatcaaatgttttcagttttactCTGTATTGTATTTTACTACATTGTCATGTACATGGTTCTGTGTATATCTCATGGATACATTTCAGAAGgtgtgtatgtactgtatgtttgtttgtgcctATTATCATATGTAGTTCAATATTTTGCTAATAGAACAAGACCAAAACAAGTGAAAGAAATAAACTCACACTGTGAGGTAAGAATGAACCTATGCAAAGCAAAGATTTTgacttgttcatgtttttttcccctgtcattttattttatactttt is part of the Notolabrus celidotus isolate fNotCel1 chromosome 20, fNotCel1.pri, whole genome shotgun sequence genome and harbors:
- the wipi1 gene encoding WD repeat domain phosphoinositide-interacting protein 1, with the protein product MFHATNHKKRKHDVTLSAVLVLLLFPFLRSGILEIDRHNNRSKTEHTYITSRPTCRLRVERLFHPYISNGPYFSQIGAVFRRHRARRCSRSQASNPGRMEDRRSLGIGMETGEGAGGTDGPDGLGLRFGCVSFNQDSTSLALGTKKGYKLFSLTMVEKLDIIHESETPDVYIVERLFSSSLVVVVCTTMPHCMNIYHFKKGTEICNYCYPNKILAVKLNRQRLVVCLEESIYIHNIKDMKLLKTLLNTPSNLSGLCALSTNHSSSYLAYPGSATIGEIIVYDANHLNTATMIPAHDTPLAALTFNASATKLASASERGTVIRVFSIPEGQRLFEFRRGMKRYVNIRSLSFSPDGQFLCASSNTETVHIFKLEQLGPSEGDEAATWTSYVGKMFSAASSYFPAQVSGMMSQDRAFATVHLLTSCQNNVCTLAIIQKLLRLLVATADGQLFIYNVDPLDGGECMLAHKHSLFGDDEDDDHNEGTETEGSEVTAQTQACPSYAATAALPASGPVTATLTGYSEDGGAKKGEVIPEHEFAAGPVCLDDENEFPPINWCRDGTGGGQARSS